DNA from Neovison vison isolate M4711 chromosome 12, ASM_NN_V1, whole genome shotgun sequence:
AAGCCTTCAACATATGAGTTGAGAAAacataattcagcccataatacttttatttacctttttgtttATTGCATCAATTAAGACTTCCAAACCACCACTGAAGAGATGTGGTGACGGGGGACATCCTTCCCTGATTCCtatcttagtgggaaagcttctatttcattaatattaaatgtgactttagctgtaggtttttgtagatattcttttaCAAGCTGAGCTAAGGTCCCTCTATTCCTACTTTGCTAAgaattcctttatctttttttacatgtagtttttttttccaatttatttattttcagaaaaacattattcattattttttcaccacacccagtgctccatgcaagccgtgccctctataatacccaccacctggtaccccaacctcccacccccccgccacttcaaacccctcagactgtttttcagagtccatagtctctcatcgttcacctccccttccaatttacccaaattccctactcctctctaacgccccttgtcctccatgctatttgttatgctccacaaataagtgagaccatatgataattgactctctctgcttgacttatttcactcagcataatctcttccagtcccgtccatgttcctacaaaagttgggtattcatcctttctgatggaggcataatactccatagtgtatatggaccacatcttccttatccattcatccattgaagggcatcttatttcctttactttttatcTGTTGGTACCATCACCAGAAACGTGATACCAGTTCAGACATCGTGAGACACACCTCCTTCCTCTAGTCCTCTCATATTAATCAGTTAATCAGTTCTCTGTATCTAACATAGAAATTTTCAAATCAgccttttttttccacttacattGCGACCCTTCAAGCCCACATCAATAACATGAATTGATATAACAGTATACTGACTCCAAACTTACTCCCTTTAAATACATCATCCATCTACCTAAGACTTTCCCTAATTGTGAGCACATGCAATCAGGCACCCCCTTTGAAATCTGTATGTTTCTGTTTGGCATAAACATCTATGGATTTGAATTGTCTGTGAGAGCTTGTGATTTTCACACTAAATGGTAAGCTCCCTGAAGAATAAGGTTATTTACACCAGAACCCACCACAAAATGTATTACACAGTCAATAGAATTATGAAACAAATGAATATCCAGGGGCATAGATGAGTGAATTTTAGACTACACACTATTTTAATGAACAACTTGCTCCATATCTTTATTCAATATTTCTCACAAAaatcaacacaggaaaaaaatgaatgaaaatccaAACTGAGGGAATGATTGCCCAAAACTGTTTGCACTATCACTTTGGTATTTATAGTAAGATTTAGCAACTAGCAGTGTCTCAGAACAACCTACAATACCTGACACCCgtaatataaaatttttcaaattaatgcATATAGCAAAGcttatcatttgtttcttattatttcttcctctcgATAAAATACACTTACCatacttcatttaaaatgaaaattgagtTTAACATGATAAAAAAGGTAGTTAGTAAgtgtgaaaatattattttttttaaaaataagttgggCATTCAggcactcgggtggctcagtcagttgagtgtctgactcttggtttccactcaggtcatgttctcatgggtcatgaggttgagccccatgtctgctctgtgctcagtggggagtttgtttgaaattcTTTCCCTATTCCTCtgcccaaactctctctctctctctctcactctcactctttctatcattttcaaatttaaaaaaaaaaaaagcacaagaagtagaataaaaagaagaagaaagaagttggGCATTACTGTTCATCACTAGTGATTGTATATATTGCCAGGAGCATTTTTAGACAAACACCAGGCAAAACATTGTTTACACAATAGAATGACATGTAAAAGTCAGGTTCAACAACAAAccattaaaataaaggaaattaattcTGTGAAACAAAGTCATACTTGAGATAGTGTGAGGTTCATCTTGAAAAATGATCTAATATTCAGTATATCTCCAATATCCAGGATATTCAGAATTAACAGTGTTCCAGGTAACTCACCTTGAAAAAGTTCTGGTATTTTTTATGGAGAAGGATTTTCAGTAATGGCCATAAGGCATATGACAGAAATTGCCACAAAATCAatggtggaaaataaataaaaaatcaaacaattgTATTTCTCTTCTCTAGAAGTTTCTTTAGCGCTTCTTTGACATCTTTGTTTCTCAGGGAGTAAATCAAAGGATTCAACATGGGAGTGACTAAAGTGTAACATAAGGAGGCCACTTTACTCAGCTCAGGAAATCTGTCTGGAGTGAGATACATAAAAAAGACAGCACCATACAGTACACCCACGACTCCTAAGTGAGAGCTGCAAGTGGAGAAGGCTTTCTTACGTCCCTCAGAGGAGCGTATCTTCAGAACTGTGGACACAATATacatataagaaataataataactatgatGGTAGGCATGATAATGATGccagataaggagaaagaaaCCATCCTATAGATGAAGAGGTCAGAACAAGATATCCTTTGAAGTGGACGAGTATCACAGTAAAAGTGGTCAATGGCCCGGGAAGCACAAAAGGGTAAAGTAAATGTCATGCCTGTTTGAAGAACTGAGCTGATGCAGCCACAAAAATAGGAACCAGCCACCAACTGAATGCAGAGACGAGTTGACATCTGGACAGAGTAGAGGAGTGGGTTGCAGATGGCAATGAAGCGGTCATAAGCCATGGCTGCCAGGAGAAATCCCTCAGTCACAATGAacaaggcaaagagaaagaactgGATCAGACAGCCCACAAAGGAGATGGATTTGCTCTCAGACCAGAAGTTGATCATAGCTTTGGGTGCAATAACAGAAGAATAAAAGAGATCAATGAAGGAGAGGTTGCCTAGGAAGAAATACATTGGTGTGTTCAGCTGGGGATCAGTCATAATAATGGTCATCATCCCAACATTCCCTAGAAGGATCATGGCATACACAAGCAGAAAGAGCAGGAAAAGGAGAATGTGGAGTTCTGGGCGGACCCTGAAGCCTATGAGAATGAAGTAAGTCACTTCTGAGTGATTGCTTGTTCCCCTGTCACCCATGGCAGAAACCTGCTGAGAGacacaaggaaaaataaacaaatggaccCCTTGGTTCTAGCTAGAAATAATCATTACAGACTTAGGACTTACAAACCTTTTCTACAGTGATCATACATtttaacttcataaaaatcaCTGTCCATTAAATTTAAACCATTGCAACTGATGGTGAATCAAAAGGTTAGTTTTATGTCCCTCTTCATACAAGTGGTGGAATTAGACTTTCTTTCCTCTATATCTAATGCAATTCCTTTCCACCCAAATGCATACGCAAGTATCACTTCTGTGTATGTTTCTGAATCATGATTTAATTGGAATTGGAAGACATTGGAGTAATTGGAAGAATGcataaataatttaatagaatAATATAGTTAGAAAACATAACTTTGAGTCTTCACATTACAAAGCAGCAGATATAAAGAAAGtgatcaaatttaaaaatgacataagAGGTACAATTATTTTTTGTGGGCAATGGTAATTTATTTACTCACTAAGATCAAGGTTCtgcacaaaaaaacacaaaagttacTAGGACTCAAATACTAATATTTCTTTCCCAGGTGGGCCTCCACAGCCCCCTCATAATGATCATTTCCCTGCATTTCTTCAGCCTGCAGCTCAgagtttgttggggtttttttttctttttttaaaaaaattttttatttctttacagcgtaacagaattcattgtttatgcaccacacccagtgctccatgcagtatgtgccctccataatacccaccacctggttcccccaacctcccaacccctgccccttcaaaactgAAGAGGGTTCTTCTGATAACAATCCTTGGCCATCACACACATTGGCTCAAAAAAACACATTTGCCATTACAATTAGGCATTACTTTATACAGGTAAGAGCTATCACATGctcctttgtttatttgtttattttgttgttgttgttgttttgttttgtttttctgattctttttttttaattttttcaatttatttattttcagaaaaacagtattcattattttttcaccacacccagtgctccatgcaatccgtgtttttttgtttttttggtttttttatttttaaaagaagacctaCAGGTAGTTTAGATGGAAGAGTTACTTTGGAAAATGATAccgaaagaaggaaagaaataaggaaaggaagaaaggaaggaaggaagggaaaaaaagaagaaataaaggaaagaaagaaagaaagaaagaccaaacaaaaatatatatgaggGATTGCTGATTGCATTCTTATTTACCTGGGATATGACTTTCACAGCCATCATACCTCATTTACTTGACAGCTCAACTAAGGATTTGAACTGGTTGTGTTAACAATATGGTCAGTCCTTCTGTCTCCTCAGGGCCCTCTATGCACGGCTCTGCCTAAGTAacaataatattaacaataatgGAGCACTTTTTACACAACTGCCACTCTTCTAAA
Protein-coding regions in this window:
- the LOC122891997 gene encoding olfactory receptor 9K2, encoding MGDRGTSNHSEVTYFILIGFRVRPELHILLFLLFLLVYAMILLGNVGMMTIIMTDPQLNTPMYFFLGNLSFIDLFYSSVIAPKAMINFWSESKSISFVGCLIQFFLFALFIVTEGFLLAAMAYDRFIAICNPLLYSVQMSTRLCIQLVAGSYFCGCISSVLQTGMTFTLPFCASRAIDHFYCDTRPLQRISCSDLFIYRMVSFSLSGIIIMPTIIVIIISYMYIVSTVLKIRSSEGRKKAFSTCSSHLGVVGVLYGAVFFMYLTPDRFPELSKVASLCYTLVTPMLNPLIYSLRNKDVKEALKKLLEKRNTIV